In the genome of Halobacterium noricense, one region contains:
- a CDS encoding orc1/cdc6 family replication initiation protein yields the protein MATFTRDEHIFRDEDMLRDDYQPDSITARESELSSYQTALQPVINGAQPRNIFLYGKTGVGKTAVSRYILEQLQYDSNQYDDVSLSVFWLNCTNLSSSYQVAVNLVNTLRPDDDQISTTGYPQQRVFDLLYSELDAIGGTVLIVLDEIDHIGNDDEILYEIPRARSNGYLTETKPGVIGISNDFGFRDDLSPKVKDTLCEEEIHFSPYNAPELEAILERRAEGALYEDATESGVLSLCAAIAAQDSGSARQALDLLYQAGELARAAKREQINEDDVHAARNKLERSQVEHGMRELTRHGHLSLVAVLHLALESAGPFRVRDIYPRYRTIAEQSDIDPLVRRRMHDHLADLAMLGILDRHSRNEGRSGGQYYEYEFAVDLDLVANVVSDFEGLILPRRVVELTQSIE from the coding sequence ATGGCGACCTTCACTCGCGATGAACACATCTTTCGCGACGAGGATATGCTTCGGGACGACTACCAGCCGGATTCGATCACGGCTCGTGAGTCGGAACTGAGTTCGTACCAGACCGCACTCCAGCCAGTTATCAACGGCGCCCAACCGCGGAACATCTTCCTCTACGGGAAAACGGGCGTCGGAAAAACAGCTGTCTCCCGCTACATCCTCGAACAACTGCAGTACGACTCGAACCAGTACGACGATGTCTCCCTTTCGGTGTTCTGGCTCAACTGCACGAATCTCTCTTCGTCCTACCAAGTGGCAGTCAACCTCGTCAACACGCTGCGACCGGACGACGACCAGATTAGTACAACTGGCTACCCACAACAGCGCGTCTTCGACCTCTTGTACAGCGAACTCGACGCAATTGGCGGGACGGTCCTGATTGTACTCGACGAGATCGATCACATTGGCAACGACGACGAGATTCTCTATGAGATTCCGCGAGCACGCTCGAACGGCTACCTCACTGAAACGAAGCCCGGCGTCATCGGTATCAGCAACGATTTCGGCTTCCGCGACGACCTCTCCCCAAAAGTGAAAGACACCCTCTGCGAGGAAGAAATTCACTTCTCACCGTATAACGCGCCTGAGCTGGAAGCCATCCTCGAACGTCGTGCGGAGGGCGCCCTCTACGAGGATGCAACGGAATCAGGCGTGCTCTCGCTGTGTGCCGCAATCGCTGCACAGGACTCAGGTAGTGCGAGACAGGCGCTCGACCTGCTGTATCAGGCCGGCGAACTCGCACGCGCGGCAAAGCGTGAACAGATCAACGAAGACGACGTTCACGCGGCCCGGAACAAACTCGAACGAAGCCAGGTCGAACACGGCATGCGCGAACTCACCCGCCACGGACATCTTTCGTTAGTCGCCGTCCTGCACCTAGCTCTTGAATCCGCAGGGCCGTTCCGCGTTCGAGATATCTATCCACGCTATCGGACGATCGCCGAACAGTCAGATATCGATCCCCTCGTTCGCCGTCGGATGCACGACCACCTTGCGGATCTCGCGATGCTCGGGATCCTTGATCGCCACTCCCGGAACGAGGGTCGCTCCGGTGGCCAGTACTATGAGTACGAGTTCGCTGTCGACCTCGACCTAGTTGCTAATGTGGTTAGCGACTTCGAGGGACTCATCCTACCCCGGCGCGTCGTTGAACTGACGCAGTCGATCGAGTGA